A genomic region of bacterium CG_4_10_14_0_2_um_filter_33_32 contains the following coding sequences:
- a CDS encoding pyruvate ferredoxin oxidoreductase (catalyzes the formation of acetyl-CoA from pyruvate and coenzyme A): MKTIEKKKLKKFSFKEYAKRDSLFIGGHRLCAGCGAAIVARQVMMAASKYKVIIANATGCLEVATSIFPYSSWKTPWIHNAFENAAATISGVEAAYKTMLKNGKISKKDKIKFIVFAGDGGTYDIGLQSLSGAAERGHDFLYVCYNNEAYMNTGIQRSSATPYGGATTTSPAGKKILGKKQFPKDLTEIMVAHNIPYVAQSSVGFPEDLISKVEKASEISGPKFLNVLMPCQLGWGFPADLAPEMGRLAVETNFWPLYEVENGKYKVNYKPQNRKPISDWLKLQKRFSHLSNKDAQSTIDNIQKDIDIRWKNLLNKGKK, encoded by the coding sequence ATGAAAACAATTGAAAAGAAAAAACTAAAAAAATTCAGTTTTAAAGAATACGCAAAAAGAGATTCGTTATTTATAGGTGGACATAGGCTTTGTGCTGGATGCGGGGCAGCTATTGTTGCACGGCAAGTCATGATGGCTGCTTCAAAATATAAGGTAATAATTGCTAACGCTACGGGATGTTTAGAAGTTGCTACTTCTATATTTCCTTATTCTTCTTGGAAGACTCCATGGATTCATAATGCCTTTGAAAATGCAGCAGCTACGATTTCCGGCGTTGAAGCAGCTTATAAGACAATGCTTAAAAATGGGAAGATCAGCAAAAAAGATAAAATAAAATTTATTGTATTTGCAGGAGATGGCGGGACTTATGATATCGGTCTTCAGTCTCTTTCCGGTGCAGCAGAACGAGGACATGACTTTCTATATGTTTGTTATAATAATGAAGCTTATATGAATACCGGCATTCAAAGATCCAGCGCCACACCTTATGGCGGTGCTACTACAACTAGTCCGGCCGGTAAAAAAATATTAGGCAAGAAGCAATTTCCAAAAGATTTGACTGAGATAATGGTAGCGCATAACATACCATATGTTGCTCAATCATCTGTTGGATTTCCGGAGGATTTAATCTCTAAAGTTGAAAAAGCTTCAGAGATTTCCGGTCCGAAATTTTTGAATGTTTTAATGCCATGCCAACTTGGTTGGGGTTTTCCTGCGGATTTAGCACCAGAAATGGGTAGGTTAGCAGTAGAGACAAATTTTTGGCCTTTATACGAAGTTGAGAACGGTAAATATAAAGTAAATTATAAACCGCAAAATAGAAAACCAATAAGCGATTGGCTTAAACTTCAAAAAAGGTTTTCCCATCTTTCAAATAAAGATGCTCAAAGCACTATAGATAATATTCAGAAGGATATAGATATAAGATGGAAAAATCTTCTCAATAAAGGTAAAAAATAA